Part of the Henckelia pumila isolate YLH828 chromosome 2, ASM3356847v2, whole genome shotgun sequence genome is shown below.
acaaaacaagtcacgtaagaacaagtagtcacacacatatgcaaccattttgttagtgtctaaactcgagtgtcctaaaatctaattcgagcatatcccagtttatgctctgataccaaatgaaagggcccgtgtcctgatttaatatttaatgatcaaacaaccaggattaactAATGTAtacagcgaaaacgagttaaaaatttgcgttttgggcctacagaaaatttggcatgacctattcgtaaataggacatcctaaaaacctgtacaacacaaccagcaatatatactcgaaaatagagacacaacaccaatttacaaacctatagccgcactggccaggactaaacacatgcagagctgGCAAGGCTCGATAACACAAATAACAATCCAAAACAAAGTCCAAAACTATCGATACAGATACACAggcatcaccccggcaaatataaaactcgctaaactgatatatatacatatatctgggaactcgactccacgctcgactcactgggtaccactagatgacgctccaccagatgcgtcaaatcccctggataacctgctatggaatcacaaacaaccacaacataaaaagaaaacaggggtcggaccccagtacgacgaactagaaaaattacgataaatataactgacatgaataaaatcaagtacaatgcaatgacatgcaatgcaatgcatgacagGTATCAATAGAATAAAGGATACCAaatggagtccaaataatcgtatcacaataatctcagtggccacccgtgccagaAATGCAGCaaacctcgaatcatcactgctaatccacaCACGTAGCATCGAGGGCGACAGGAGCTACCCGTCTGACCTCGTtctgtcatcaggagtgtcgtacgtagcatcgagAGCACGGTTTCTACCCGCTCGGTCTCGTGCTaactcaggagtgcactaaataatgtcactcgctccatcgatgactcaatacatctcaagagatcaatatcaatagcaatcaaaggagtcaagactcaacgtgctatgaaaaattgtaaatgagtgaatgcaatcatataatccacataagcacataaaacacgttatcactcattacaaaatactaaATATCATTAAATGCCATTATAGGCATCGTAATATAAgcagctcatacgtacctcaatcaacacttaattaccacagaaatatctcaCGTATTTCTCGAATAGTCCAATCCTGTGGAAACATCATTTATTCATATTAATTCCTATTCCTTTGTACAAATATGAGAATTATCGGAACTAAGTCTAAAAATCCAAATTAATATTTCCCAATATTCATAATTCATAGTAAATCATCCTATCAATGTCCAAATATCGAATAAACGACTCTAAAAGTCGAAATACCAACATATTCAGATTATGAATTTTTccagaaaattcccaaaaattctgaaatttatatatatcaatttcGATATAAaacctacaaccaataataaataaaatatcaattaacGGAAGTCAACTGaatcaaaattcccaaaatttgaaaatctaaTCTCGAAATCTACCTCAAAGCTAAGACATAAAGCTCCAACTAGCCTGAATAACCTTCCTCCTGCAGCAAGCGGTGATCAGCGGCGAGGCAAGCGGCGGCTGTCGGAATTCGAGCTTTGAGCGACGCGAGAAAATCGTACAATATTGGTATCAAAAGAAAGCTTAcgtcgcgaggattccagaactatatttacttttgaaatccgGCCAAAAACGAAGAAGATACGAGCATTTAAAGCGACGGGAAAATTGTTGAAATAAAAGAACGAAGAAGACGACGCAGAGAAGGAATCTGGAGGAGAGAGAAAACCGAGGAAAAGAGATATATCTATCTTGTATGTATATCCATTTTATTAGATATGCATTGGTTTAAtgtgtgtcttattttattcattcggggttaaATTTTGACTCGGttcgagttatttcaactcttgtgtgctctataaataaaatatgcattttaatatcgtctataaaccgatatttattcatatatatttttaacacacaaattaattaacagattaaaatcgggtccttacatttcTTCCCCTCTAAAAagtagatttcgtcctcgaaatcaacacacATCAAACTTATATACAAGTGGTCAAACATCTACTACTGATAGTACATAGGGAAATCAGAGTACATGGCATAATTCAACACAATGTCAAACAAATGAGGCCATTCTTGACGCATTCTAGACTCCAattcccatgtagcttcttctctcccatgtctactccattccACCATAACTAAAGGAATCGTCTTATTCCTaagttgcttttctttacgatcaagaatctgcactggatattcaacatagctaagggaactatccaactccacatcatcagccctcaagatatgagaaggatctggttcatacttccgtagcatagatacgtgaaatacatcatgtatcgcaGACAAACTCTGCGGCAAGTTCAAACGATACGCCAAAATATcaatcttctcaacaatctTGTACTGACCGATATAACGAGGAGCTAATTTTCCTTTACGCCCAAATCTCATAGTACCATGaaatggtgatactttcaagaaaacaaaatcgccaacctgaaattctaaaggtctacgtctgttattagcatagctggtttgacgatcctgggctgctttcattcttttcctgatcagttcaactttttctttcatctcttgaataaactctggtcctgACAACTGTCTTTAtcctacttcttcccaacatatcggagatctacattttctgccatataaggcttcaaatggtgacatcccgatagatacttgataactattattgtaagagaattccaccaaagctaaagattcttgccaaccaccactgaaatccatcacaacagctcgtaataaatcttcaagcgtctgaatagttttTTCAAattgaccatctgtctgtggatgataggcagtactcatggacaatttagaacccaaagctgattttaaactagaccaaaacttagaagtaaatctgggatcacggtctgatactctagtaactggcacaccatgcaatcgcactatctgatcaatgtacattttcgtcatttttgtATATGTCCAAGTATgatcatatggaataaaatgggcagatttagacaatctatccacaataacccaaatgatatcacaaccacgattagatcgaggtaggtgtgtcacgaaatccatagtaatgtgtTCCCAATTCCACTGTGGTACTTCAAAAATAAGTAACATACCACCTGGTctcattctttcagccttcacttgttgacacgtcaaacacttagccacaaaatcagaaatatctttcttcatatctTCCCACTAGTAATGGGATTTCAAGATATGATACATCTTTCGAATTCCAGGATGTATACTATGTTGACTACCATGAGCTTCTCGTAGTATTTCTtctttcaaatctatcaaattTGGAACCACAAGTCTACCATTATAAAGCAAACATCCATCAGAAGCAACAAGGAATTTCCCTGACTGACCAGCTGGAGTTAATTTCTTTCAAGTGATGAATGTATGGATCAGTTTTTTGTGCTACtttgattttcgaaattattcgtGGTTCGACTTGAATAGATGAAACTATGAAATGATTACCTTTAGCTCGATAAGTCCATCCTGAATTTCCCAAATGCTCATGAAGTTTAGAAATAGTTAAAGATGCCAACATCTTAGTATGAACTtttctgctcaaagcatctgcaacttgattcacatttcctggctggtattgaatatcacagtcaaaatccttaagcagttccaaccatcgacgttgtctcatattcaaatcagactgtgtgaataaatatttcagactcttatgatcggaataaatcacaaactgttcaccgtacagataatgacgccatattttcaatgcatgcacaatggcagccaattctaaatcatgaactggataacgagtctcatgtggtttcaattgacgagatgtatacgcaatcacgcgtccattttgcatcaaaacacaacccagtccattcaaagaagcatctatacagacaacaaatccacctgagcctgaaggtaatgctagaactggagccgtagtcaatttttctttcaaagtcTGAAAACTATCTTCACATTCCTCAGTCCACACAAAACGTCGATCTTTTTGAGTCAATATCGTCATAGGCCTTGCTATGACAGAAAATCCCTTAATAAAACGCCTGTAATATCCATCCAGATCCAAAAAGCTTCGAATCTCAAAGACATTGGTTGGACTAGACCAATTAAGAACAACTTCAACTTTACTAGGATCTACAGATACCCCTTGTGCTGATATCACATGTCCTAGAAATAATACTctatccaaccaaaactcgcacttagaaaacttagcatataattgtGATGTTCTGAGTGTCTGAAGTACTAATgtcaaatgttctttatgctccttccttgacttggaataaatcaaaatgtcatcaataaaCACGATAACAAATCGATCTATAAATTCTCAAAACACacgattcattaaatccataaaaatCGTTGGAGTATTAGTCAACCCGAAAGGCACAACtaagaattcataatgtccataacgcattcgaaatgctgtcttggGAACAACTTCCTCTCGAACTctaagttgatgatatccggaacgaagatcaattttagaatacacagatgtaccctgcaactgatcaaacaagtcatcaatgcgtggcaaaggatacttattcttcacagtagcctggttcaattgccgataaccgatgcacattctcatagttccgtctttcttcttcacaaataagacTGGAgcccccaaggcgacacacttggtctaatataacctttttccaGCAAATCTTGCAATTGTGTCttaagttctttcaattctgctggagctaatcgatatggGGCTCGAAAAATAGGACTTGTCCCTGACATCAACTCAATGCTCAGATCTATTTCCCTCTGAGGCGGAAAactcggaatctcatcaggaaatacatcaggaaaatccTTGACGACAGGAATATCTGAAACTTTCAATTTCTCCTCCTTCGTCACATCAagagcataaatcataaatccttcatttcctatcgACAATAATCTAAACATTTCCATTGCCGATACTAATGAAATGCGAGATTGTGAATCAGTACCATAAAAATTCCATTTATTGCCATAATACGATCTAAATCTCACAATTCCATGGAAACAATCAACAGTAGCTCTATCATTCATCAGTGTATCcatacccaagatacagtcaaaatcagacatagctagtttgattagattggttatcatgatcttatcctcaaatctaatcacacaattcaaaactatctcattagacatcaagaaaacaccagcaggagtagcaacagacacagtatccaataacggagtaaaagcaatctcatgctcatcagcaaatgtaacagataaaaatgaatgagatgctcctgtgtctataaagatacgtgcaggatactcaaaaatataacaaatacctgCAATAACTCCCCCAGGTGCATCTTGTGCCTGATCCTGAGTCGTGGCATGCACTTGAGCCTGCTGTGGACCTGAAAAACGCTGCTGAATCTGAGAATATGGATACCTAGGCTGATGCGTTGGCTGTACCGGAACATAAGGCTGTGTAGGAGCAAATTGCGGTACAGGAGCATATGGCCTGAACGATGGTCTTCCAGGAAACTGACCAAATTGTTGTGGTTGAGACTGTTGTCTTCCCGCATTTGGACACGCTCTGGCCAAATGTCCAACCTGACCACAGATAAAACAAGTCCCTGAAAATCCTGTACAATGTGCACTCAAATGGTTACCACCATATCTATCACAGTACACTCTACTAGTCGATCCAACTGAACTTCCACCACGactaccactggaactcgatgaactggactgctgtttctttttaaattgttttcctcGCAGTTTAAACCAAGGCTTCTTCGCTTGCTGAGAAGACTGAGTAGGCTGATATGGAGGTAAACCCATCGGTGTCTGTGAACTGCTTCCAGCTCCTTGAGGAACAGATGCTGGAATTGATTGTGGTTCACCCCTGACTAGACTTGCTTCAATCTTTTTTGCCTTTTCTACGACTTTCATATAAGTTGATGGAGTTTCAATAGTTACCAACGTGTGGATAGTTTGTGTAAGCCCCTTCAGAAAGTGTGAAAGCTTTGACCGATCATCCTTTGCAACGTGTGGGACATAAGGCAGAAGAGCATAAAACTGAGAAGCATATTCAGCAACAGATTTATTGTcttgcaccaacagattaaattcatcttccTTAGCAGAATAGTATGATGGTGGTGCATATTCCTGTGAAAATTGAGTACGAAATACTTCCCATGTAATCTTTTCACCAGAAGCAGAAAGTGTTTCTGTCGTTGTTTCCCACCAAAGTTGCGCTCGATCTTTAAGTTGAAATGGAACTAACTTCAATCGAATTTCATCAGGATACTCTAGTCCATTAAACATATTATTGAGACTTTTCAACCAACTAGCAGCTTTCTCACTTCCTTCATTGCCAAAAAACTTTTGAGGACGCAACTactgaaattgagaaattattaatcgTATTCCTCCCATTTTCTCAGTCAATTGGGTCACTGGATCAGCCTCAGCCTGGACAGCTTTTCCTTTGTCAGGATTTACCCGTGGCTGTTGTTCCACCTCTAATTCCACATCTTTCGGAGGATGAATAGTTGGTCGACCACGTCTTTCCCTGACAATATCATCAAGATTTCTAACATTTTCCACTGCAGACTATTCTACaacttcttttccttttctaccTCTTTCTCCCGGTGCCATTCTACAAgacacaaggatttaaatacaCAAGCAGAAAGAATGTaacgaacagaaaactatgaTAAGAACTCAGAGTTCTAATAAGAATTCATAAACTAAGTTGGAAAGCCAAGAACTACTGGATCTATCAGATAAGttcaaatcaaacaaaacaagtcacgtaagaacaagtagtcacacacatacgcaaccattttgttagtgtctaaactcgagtgtcCTAAACTCTAATTCGAGCATATCCCAGTTTATGCTCTTATACCaaatgaaagggcccgtgtcctgatttaatatttaatgatcaaacaaccaggattaactAATGTAtacagcgaaaacgagttaaaaatttgcgttttgggcctacagaaaattcggcatgacctatttgtaaataggacatccaaaaaaacctgtacaacacaaccagcaatatatactcgaaaatagagtccaaatataactgacatgaataaaatcaagtacaatgcaatgacaTGCAATGcaatgcgtgacaggtatcaatagAATAAAGGATACCAaatggagtccaaataatcgtatcacaataatctCAGTGGCCACCCATGTCAGAAATGCATCAAACcagaatcatcactgctaatccacaCACGTAGCATCGAGGGCGACAGGAGCTACCCGTCCGacctcatgctgtcatcaggagtgtcgtacgtagcatcgagAGCACGGTTGCTACCCGCTCGGTTTCGTGCTaactcaggagtgcactaaataatgtcactcgctccatcgatgactcaatacatctcaagagatcaatatcaatagcaatcaaaggagtcaaggctcaacgtactatgaaaaattgtaaatgagtgaatgcaatcatataatccacataagcacataaaacacgttatcactcattacaaaatactaaATATCATTAAATGTCATTATAGGCATCGTAATATAAgcagctcatacgtacctcaatcaacacttaattaccacagaaatatctcaCGTATTTCTCGAATAGTCCAATCCTGTGGAAACATCATTTATTCATATTAATTCCTATTCCTTTGTACAAATATGAGAATTATCGGAACTAAGTCTAAAAATCCAAATTAATATTTCTCAATATTCATAATTCATAGTAAATCATCCTATCAATGTCCAAATATCGAATAAACGACTCTAAAAGTCAAAATACCAACATATTCAGATTCTGAATTTTTCCATAAAATTCCCAAATATtctgaaatttatatatatcaattcCGATATAAaacctacaaccaataataaatcaaatatcaattaacgGAAGTcaattgaatcaaaattcccaaaatttgaAACTCTAATCTCGAAATCTACCTCAAAGCTAAGGCATAAAGCTCCAACTATCCTGAATAACCTTCCTTCTGCAGCAAGCGGCGATCGGCGGCGATCGGCGGCGGCTGTCGGAATTCGAGCTTCGAGTGACGCGAGAAAACCGTACAATATTGGTATCAAAAGAAAGCTTAcgtcgcgaggattccagaactatatttacttttgCAATTCGGCCAAAAACGAAGAAGATACGAGTATTTAAAGCGACGGAAAAATTGTTGAAATAAAAGAACGAAGAAGACGACGCAGAGAAGGAATCTGGAGGAGAGAGAAAACCGAGGAAAAGAGATATATCTATCTTGTATGTATATCCATTTTATTAGATATGCATTGGTTTAAtgtgtgtcttattttattcattcggggttaaATTTTGACTCGGttcgagttatttcaactcttgtgtgctctataaataaaatatgcattttaatatcgtctataaactgatatttattcatacatatttttaacacacaaattaattaacatattaaaatcgggtccttacaatTCAAGTGGAAATTGATATTTTtgagataaaaatattatttttttatggatcGAATCGATTAAGATATTCATTTCATAAAATTAAGTCGTGAGACGGACTCACAAAAACTCTTGTGTTAACAAGAATATGAtgtcatataaaacatcattatTTTTAACAATGCACCCAATATATATTATGCAATTCACACGTATGAGTCTATGCATTGTTTTTGTTTTACTTTTCAAAATGTTATTTATCAAATCCCGTTATTTAACTATATTATATGTTTGATGTGCATGATAATGTGAGATTATGTCTTGTTTTTTGAGTTATCATTTGTTCggtgtattttttaataaactCACTCAATCATTCAATTTTGTGATTAGGTGGAATAAAGTGTGGGAAAATAAGCACTTCTTCATTCCTAGTATTAACAATCCATCTTTTAAACATTTATATTGTATCCAAAATTGACCTTTAGCTTAGAAACAAAAAGCCCAACTGCCCAAACAAAAGATGGTTAaaattgtaattaaaatatgttCGAAAAGTAATTTAGTCAGAAGATTAAAATATTCTTAATTTATCCCACCCACAAAATTTATACCAAACATAAtactattttattatatttctcCATCAATAAttctttttatcatttatttactATAATAGTATCGTCCGAACCAAACACAATCAAACATTAAGAACTAGggccaattataaaatatactaTTACTAACATAAACAGCATGGAGTAAAGTAGATAGATATATGATCTGTTTTCAATTATAGAATCCATagttgttttattattattattattattatttaaaacacTCTTACCTTCTTGTAAAACTACAATTATAGcccaactaaaaaaaaaaaaaaaaaagctacaATTATAGCCAAATAACCATTATAATTCGAGTAACAAATCTCACTCCAGAATGTAAATCCCAACTACTCAACAAGTGCTGTATGGCTAGTCGAATATTTGACTAGCGAGGTTGAAGGCAAAATTAATCTAAATTTcttatttgatttttcttacATGTTAATAATAAAAGGAGACAGCTTtagtttttaaatttcaaaactcCTTGACCAATTCTGTGACTTAGTCTAACGTCTTCCTTGTACAGAGGAATTAGTTTAGGAGTTTGTTTGTAATCTTGTGTATATAATTACATTATTGAGATGAGAATACATATAACAATTTCACCATTTTCTATATCTattttatggtatcaaagccataaCTTTTTTTTCCTTCGTTCCATCATGGCCACCACCGATTCTACCCACAatatagttgcttcacaaaacAATTTAGTTAGCTTCAATGTTGCTGCCCAAACTCCATTAAAACTCACCTACACTAATTATGTCTCTTGGAAACTACAGTTTCAAACTTTGTTCATCGGCTATGATCTAATGGGATATATAGATGGCTCCTTACCATGCCCAGCTGCTATCCTCACACAAAACACTCCAAATCCTGCCTATACAATCTGGATCAGGCAAGATCAGTTAATCCTAAATGCAATCGTTGGCTCCCTATCTCCGGCCATAATTCCATTCATAGCCCGAGCAAAAACCTCAAAAGAAGCTTGGACCATATTAGCCACCACATATGCGACGCCATCTCGAGGACGAATCAAGCAAGTAAAAACTCACCTCAAGAATCTTACCAAAGGCTCTATGTCTATTACTGAATTCCTGCAGACCATCAAAGCGAGAGCAGACGAACTTGCTATTCTTGGTGCACCGATTGACGATGAAGACCTCATCGACAAAATTCTGGACAATCTTGGCGAAGAATACAAAGAACTTGTTCGTGTTGTCCAAGCGAGAGATAACCCAATTTCTTTTGAAGAATACATgaaaaacttttgaattttgAAGTCTCTCTCCACAGTACCAAAAACGAGCCTTCATATTTTCCCGCTTCGGCCAATCCAACAAGCCGCAACTACTCACATTCTGGAGCTAAC
Proteins encoded:
- the LOC140877907 gene encoding uncharacterized protein, whose amino-acid sequence is MMFPQDWTIREIREIFLWERRGRPTIHPPKDVELEVEQQPRVNPDKGKAVQAEADPLRPQKFFGNEGSEKAASWLKSLNNMFNGLEYPDEIRLKLVPFQLKDRAQLWWETTTETLSASGEKITWEVFRTQFSQEYAPPSYYSAKEDEFNLLVQDNKSVAEYASQFYALLPYVPHVAKDDRSKLSHFLKGLTQTIHTLVTIETPSTYMKVVEKAKKIEASLVRGEPQSIPASVPQGAGSSSQTPMGFSGTCFICGQVGHLARACPNAGRQQSQPQQFGQFPGRPSFRPYAPVPQFAPTQPYVPVQPTHQPRYPYSQIQQRFSGPQQAQVHATTQDQAQDAPGGVIAVSAMEMFRLLSIGNEGFMIYALDVTKEEKLKVSDIPVVKDFPDVFPDEIPSFPPQREIDLSIELMSGTSPIFRAPYRLAPAELKELKTQLQDLLEKGYIRPSVSPWGLQSYL